A DNA window from Paramormyrops kingsleyae isolate MSU_618 chromosome 10, PKINGS_0.4, whole genome shotgun sequence contains the following coding sequences:
- the LOC140593271 gene encoding uncharacterized protein, with the protein MDNQAHLLSWVILSVLSGETSANLKCCSTGGTVYLHIQNTSRKPGDIRWKHENNNKFENKSTPSIEVFQNWTLKISNIHKNWSGDITAYGYDSDGRHLLTETHHLVVLGHPVVEFLTCAHGTSVFYCADDNGDDTLYTWTVRDDVLGEEKVFSNSSKHISVEVLSGSVHCTVEKKNCTVQSEPVSFNCTKTPTPWCLTALTGVSVLMLCLTVAGISFCFLRWYKKHRLSTKSENSSVSPTPVNEDIVYSEVRVAKQRR; encoded by the exons atggacaatcaagcacatttactctCCTGGGTTATTTTGTCTGTCCTCTCAG GCGAGACCAGCGCGAACCTGAAATGCTGCAGCACGGGAGGAACTGTTTATCTGCACATACAGAACACGAGCCGAAAACCCGGGGATATAAGATGGaaacatgaaaacaacaacaaatttgaAAATAAATCTACACCCTCAATTGAAGTTTTCCAAAACTGGACACTTAAAATTAGCAACATCCATAAGAACTGGAGTGGTGACATTACTGCATACGGCTATGATTCGGATGGGAGGCATCTGCTGACAGAGACACATCATTTAGTGGTGCTGG GTCACCCTGTGGTTGAATTCCTCACTTGTGCTCATGGCACATCTGTGTTTTACTGTGCTGATGACAATGGGGATGATACTCTGTACACATGGACTGTCAGAGATGATGTCCTGGGTGAGGAGAAGGTATTCAGTAACAGCAGTAAACACATTTCTGTGGAGGTGCTTTCAGGAAGCGTCCACTGCACTGTGGAAAAGAAGAACTGCACTGTTCAGAGTGAACCTGTCAGCTTTAACTGTACAA AAACTCCCACTCCCTGGTGTCTAACTGCTCTGACCGGCGTCTCTGTCTTGATGCTGTGCCTGACTGTGGCTGGGATCTCATTCTGCTTTCTAAGATGGTACAAGAAACACCGTTTAA GCACCAAATCAGAAAATTCCAGTGTCTCACCAACGCCAGTTAATGAGGATATTGTTTACAGTGAAGTCAGAGTTGCAAAGCAGCGCAGATGA